One genomic region from Rhizomicrobium palustre encodes:
- a CDS encoding NADH-quinone oxidoreductase subunit J, which produces MILQAIAFYMFAAVLLLSGLVVINARNPVYSVLFLILAFFNAAGLFVLLGAEFLAMLLVIVYVGAVAVLFLFVVMMLDVDFAELKKGAQSYLLPGLGIGGLLVAELFIAVASQWNFATKAVRGAAMPSGVTNTAALGHILYTDYVFYFETAGMILLVAMIGAIVLTLRHKPGVRRQKAWDQISREKADSLALVDVKPGEGVQ; this is translated from the coding sequence ATGATCTTGCAAGCAATCGCATTCTATATGTTCGCCGCGGTGCTGCTTCTCAGCGGACTGGTGGTGATCAATGCCAGGAACCCGGTTTACTCCGTGCTGTTCCTGATCCTCGCCTTCTTCAACGCTGCGGGTCTTTTCGTGCTGCTGGGGGCAGAGTTCCTCGCCATGCTGCTGGTCATTGTTTATGTCGGCGCGGTGGCGGTGCTCTTCCTCTTCGTGGTGATGATGCTCGATGTCGACTTCGCCGAGCTGAAGAAGGGCGCGCAGTCCTACCTTCTGCCGGGCCTTGGCATAGGCGGCCTCCTGGTCGCCGAGCTTTTCATCGCGGTCGCTTCGCAGTGGAACTTCGCCACCAAGGCGGTGCGCGGCGCGGCGATGCCTTCGGGTGTCACCAACACCGCCGCGCTGGGGCACATTCTCTACACAGATTACGTCTTCTACTTCGAGACGGCGGGCATGATCCTGCTCGTTGCCATGATCGGGGCCATCGTTCTGACGCTGCGCCATAAGCCGGGCGTGCGCCGCCAGAAGGCTTGGGACCAGATCAGCCGCGAGAAGGCGGATTCACTGGCGCTCGTCGATGTGAAGCCGGGCGAGGGGGTACAATAA
- a CDS encoding NADH-quinone oxidoreductase subunit M, with protein MNHLLSIITFLPLLGVLAILATKGSDATRSTTARWVALIVTVIDAVLTVYLWSGFDGSTAAYQFVEQAEWFGPGTGITYHMGVDGISVLFIVLTGLLMPFTILSSWDAVKTRVPEYMIAFLVLETLMMGVFAALDLFLFYVFFEGGLIPMFLIIGIWGGKRRVYASFKFFLYTLLGSLLMLLAMLWMYLTTGTSDIPTIIATAHFPVWAQYFLWFAFFASFAVKMPMWPVHTWLPDAHVEAPTAGSVILAAILLKMGGYGFLRFSLPMFASASADLAPLVFAMSVIAIIYTSLVALAQEDIKKLIAYSSVAHMGFVTMGIFTLTQQGIDGGIFQMLSHGVVSGALFLCVGVVYDRMHTREIAAYGGLVNRMPVYAAFFMVFALANIGLPGTSGFIGEFLTMLGVFHVQTWVAIFAATGVILSAAYMLYLYWRVIFGDLVKPALQSIKDLTLREAAILAPMVVVTILMGVYPKFVFDVTSTSVAHLIQQHHTALAYDRSTHQSVHLARNAQ; from the coding sequence ATGAATCACCTCCTTTCCATCATCACCTTCCTGCCGCTGCTCGGGGTTCTGGCGATCCTCGCCACCAAGGGCAGTGACGCCACACGCTCCACCACGGCGCGCTGGGTTGCCTTGATCGTCACCGTGATCGATGCCGTGCTCACGGTGTATCTGTGGAGCGGCTTCGACGGGTCGACTGCGGCCTACCAGTTTGTCGAACAGGCCGAATGGTTCGGTCCCGGCACCGGCATCACCTATCACATGGGTGTGGACGGCATTTCGGTGCTCTTCATTGTGCTGACGGGCCTTCTGATGCCCTTCACCATCCTGTCGAGCTGGGATGCTGTGAAAACCCGCGTGCCCGAATACATGATCGCGTTCCTGGTTTTGGAAACGCTGATGATGGGCGTCTTCGCGGCGCTGGACCTGTTCCTCTTCTACGTCTTCTTCGAAGGCGGGCTGATCCCGATGTTCCTGATCATCGGTATCTGGGGCGGCAAGCGGCGCGTCTATGCGAGCTTCAAGTTCTTCCTCTACACGCTCTTGGGCTCGCTTTTGATGCTGCTGGCGATGCTGTGGATGTACCTGACCACGGGCACCTCCGACATCCCCACCATCATTGCGACGGCGCATTTCCCGGTCTGGGCGCAGTACTTCCTCTGGTTCGCCTTCTTCGCGAGCTTCGCGGTGAAGATGCCGATGTGGCCGGTCCATACCTGGCTGCCGGATGCGCACGTCGAAGCGCCAACCGCGGGCTCGGTGATCCTCGCCGCCATTCTCTTGAAGATGGGCGGTTACGGGTTCCTGCGCTTCTCGCTGCCGATGTTCGCCTCGGCCTCGGCCGATCTGGCTCCGCTGGTCTTTGCCATGTCGGTGATCGCCATCATCTACACCTCGCTGGTGGCCTTGGCGCAGGAAGACATCAAGAAGCTGATCGCCTATTCCTCGGTCGCCCATATGGGCTTCGTGACCATGGGCATCTTCACGCTGACCCAGCAGGGCATTGATGGCGGCATATTCCAGATGCTGAGCCATGGTGTCGTGTCGGGCGCGCTCTTCCTCTGCGTCGGTGTGGTCTACGACCGCATGCACACCCGCGAGATTGCCGCCTATGGCGGGCTGGTGAACCGCATGCCGGTTTACGCGGCCTTCTTCATGGTCTTCGCGCTCGCCAATATCGGTCTGCCGGGCACCTCGGGCTTCATCGGTGAGTTCCTCACCATGCTGGGCGTCTTCCATGTCCAGACCTGGGTGGCGATCTTCGCCGCCACGGGCGTGATCCTCTCCGCCGCCTATATGCTCTACCTCTACTGGCGCGTGATCTTCGGCGATCTCGTCAAGCCCGCGCTGCAGAGCATCAAGGACCTCACCTTGCGCGAAGCCGCGATCCTGGCCCCCATGGTGGTGGTGACGATCCTGATGGGCGTGTATCCGAAGTTCGTCTTCGACGTCACCTCGACCTCGGTCGCGCATCTCATCCAGCAGCACCACACCGCGCTGGCCTATGACCGCAGCACGCATCAATCCGTTCATCTGGCGAGGAACGCCCAATGA
- the nuoN gene encoding NADH-quinone oxidoreductase subunit NuoN: MTISHDLLVVAPELILAVGSMVALMIGAATGEGSAKLVSILMALLMFLIGCVVVTAEPATAFGGAFTVDAFSRFAKLLILGTAALCTIMASNFFSLDKQNRFELPVLIGLSTLGMMVMVSAGSFLSLYLGLELQSLALYVLAAFNRDSVRSTEAGLKYFVLGALSSGMMLYGISLIYGFTGSIEFSAVAGIIVGSGVSIGLIFGLVFLIAGLCFKISAVPFHMWAPDVYEGAPTPITAFFTTAAKVAALALMIRAILVPFPGAFHQWQQIIVVVSVLSMWLGAVAAIGQNNIKRLMAYSSIGHMGYALLGLAAGTQEGAKGMLVYIAYYAITNIGTFVCIQAMRRDGKPVESISDLAGLARSRPAFAFALSALMWSLAGLPPLGGIVAKIYVFGAAVHAGLFWPAVLGVLASCVAAYYYLRIAKVIYFDEPAKGFDKGFGGPGMGLILAGSTVFTVALIAVPWVLVSPAGVAASAILH; encoded by the coding sequence ATGACCATCTCGCATGATCTTCTTGTCGTGGCGCCGGAACTGATCCTCGCGGTCGGTTCCATGGTGGCCCTGATGATCGGCGCGGCGACGGGCGAGGGCTCGGCCAAGCTCGTTTCGATCCTGATGGCCTTGCTGATGTTCCTCATCGGCTGTGTGGTGGTGACGGCGGAGCCGGCGACGGCCTTCGGTGGCGCCTTCACGGTCGATGCCTTCTCGCGCTTTGCCAAGCTTCTGATCCTGGGCACGGCAGCGCTCTGCACCATCATGGCCTCGAACTTCTTCAGCCTCGATAAGCAGAACCGCTTCGAACTTCCTGTTCTGATTGGCCTTTCCACCCTCGGTATGATGGTGATGGTGTCGGCGGGAAGCTTCCTCTCGCTCTATCTCGGCCTCGAATTGCAGTCGCTGGCGCTTTATGTGCTCGCCGCCTTCAACCGCGATAGCGTGCGCTCCACTGAAGCGGGCCTGAAGTATTTCGTTCTCGGCGCGCTCTCCTCGGGCATGATGCTCTATGGCATTTCGCTGATCTACGGCTTCACTGGTTCGATCGAGTTCTCGGCGGTGGCGGGCATCATCGTCGGCTCGGGCGTTTCCATCGGCCTGATCTTCGGCCTCGTGTTCCTGATCGCGGGCCTCTGCTTCAAGATTTCGGCGGTGCCGTTCCATATGTGGGCGCCGGACGTCTATGAAGGTGCGCCGACCCCCATCACCGCCTTCTTCACCACTGCGGCGAAGGTTGCAGCGCTGGCGCTGATGATCCGCGCCATCCTGGTGCCGTTCCCGGGTGCCTTCCATCAGTGGCAGCAGATCATCGTGGTGGTCTCGGTGCTCTCGATGTGGCTTGGCGCCGTGGCGGCGATTGGCCAGAACAACATCAAGCGTCTGATGGCCTATAGCTCCATCGGCCATATGGGCTATGCCTTGCTCGGTCTTGCAGCGGGCACGCAGGAAGGCGCCAAGGGCATGCTGGTCTACATCGCCTATTACGCCATCACCAATATCGGCACCTTCGTCTGCATCCAGGCGATGCGCCGCGACGGCAAGCCGGTGGAATCGATCTCTGACCTCGCTGGCCTTGCCCGCAGCCGTCCGGCTTTCGCCTTCGCGCTCTCCGCGCTGATGTGGAGCCTTGCCGGTCTGCCGCCGCTGGGTGGCATCGTCGCCAAGATCTACGTCTTCGGTGCCGCGGTGCATGCAGGCCTGTTCTGGCCGGCTGTGCTGGGCGTGCTCGCAAGCTGCGTGGCCGCTTACTACTATCTGCGCATCGCCAAGGTCATCTACTTCGATGAACCTGCCAAGGGCTTCGACAAGGGCTTCGGTGGTCCCGGCATGGGGCTGATCCTGGCGGGTTCGACTGTATTCACTGTGGCGCTCATCGCGGTGCCGTGGGTGCTGGTCAGCCCGGCGGGCGTGGCGGCTTCGGCTATCTTGCATTGA
- the nuoH gene encoding NADH-quinone oxidoreductase subunit NuoH yields MPTYFGLGTMPYAAAWTISQTLLIVLYAAIVMVSVAFWILADRKIWAAVQLRRGPNVVGIFGLLQTFADAMKFMFKEPIIPAAANKVIFLAAPIISATLAFAAWAVVPVDDGWVIADINVGVLYLFAISSLGVYGIIMGGWASNSKYGFLSALRSAAQMVSYEVSIGFVIITVLLFAGSLNLTAIVHAQAHGWYAFSILFPMFVVMFISSLAETQRPPFDLLEAESELVAGFMVEYSSTPFLLYFLGEYMNIIMLCALMSIMFLGGWLPPVDIFPLNAVPGVLWLLLKIIFLFFMISMTKAFVPRYRYDQLMRMGWKFLLPISMAWVVIAAGWVVFIRPVLPHLFGG; encoded by the coding sequence CTGCCGACCTATTTCGGTCTGGGCACCATGCCCTATGCCGCGGCCTGGACCATCAGCCAGACGCTGCTGATCGTGCTCTATGCCGCCATCGTCATGGTCTCGGTCGCTTTCTGGATTTTGGCCGACCGCAAAATCTGGGCGGCAGTGCAGCTGCGCCGGGGCCCGAACGTGGTGGGCATCTTCGGCCTCTTGCAGACTTTCGCCGACGCCATGAAGTTCATGTTCAAGGAGCCGATCATCCCGGCGGCCGCGAACAAGGTGATCTTCCTCGCTGCACCGATCATTTCGGCAACGCTGGCCTTCGCCGCGTGGGCGGTGGTGCCGGTCGATGATGGCTGGGTGATCGCCGACATCAATGTGGGCGTGCTCTACCTCTTCGCCATCTCCTCGCTGGGCGTCTATGGCATTATCATGGGCGGCTGGGCCTCGAACTCGAAATACGGCTTCCTCTCTGCGCTGCGCTCCGCCGCGCAGATGGTCTCTTATGAGGTCTCCATCGGCTTCGTCATTATTACGGTGCTGCTCTTTGCCGGATCGCTGAATCTGACGGCCATCGTCCATGCCCAGGCGCATGGCTGGTACGCCTTCTCGATCCTGTTCCCGATGTTCGTGGTGATGTTCATCTCGAGCCTTGCCGAGACGCAGCGTCCGCCCTTCGACCTTCTGGAAGCCGAATCCGAGCTCGTGGCCGGCTTTATGGTGGAATATTCCTCCACCCCGTTCCTGCTCTACTTCCTCGGCGAATACATGAACATCATCATGCTCTGCGCACTGATGAGCATCATGTTCCTCGGTGGCTGGCTGCCGCCGGTTGATATCTTCCCGCTCAACGCGGTGCCGGGCGTGCTCTGGCTGCTGCTCAAGATCATCTTCCTTTTCTTCATGATCTCGATGACCAAGGCCTTTGTTCCGCGTTACCGCTATGACCAGTTGATGCGCATGGGCTGGAAGTTCCTGCTCCCCATTTCGATGGCTTGGGTGGTGATCGCGGCCGGTTGGGTGGTCTTCATCCGTCCTGTTCTTCCCCATCTGTTCGGAGGCTAG
- a CDS encoding type III pantothenate kinase: protein MLLAIDVGNTNIVFAVFDGETIRCQWRTVTQPTRTADEYAVLLKSLMELNELSFADFDGAIIATVVPAALFDLRQLCKLYFKLDPLVIGDPAVKLGLNILTKRPEAVGADRLVNAVAAHALYGGPAIVVDFGTATTFDIVAANGDYEGGIISPGINLSAEALHKAAAALPRVAVARTLSVIGKDTVPAMQSGLYWGYIGLIEGIVNRTKAEYGEAMTVIATGGLGRVFYRQTAAIDHYDPDLTIRGLVQLYARNKAE from the coding sequence ATGCTTCTGGCCATCGATGTCGGCAATACCAATATCGTTTTCGCGGTCTTTGACGGCGAGACTATCCGCTGCCAATGGCGCACCGTCACTCAGCCCACGCGCACCGCCGATGAATATGCCGTGCTTCTGAAATCGCTGATGGAGCTGAACGAGCTTTCCTTCGCCGATTTCGATGGCGCCATCATCGCCACCGTGGTGCCCGCCGCGCTGTTTGATCTGCGCCAGCTCTGCAAACTCTATTTCAAGCTCGATCCTCTGGTGATCGGCGATCCGGCCGTGAAGCTCGGCCTCAACATTCTCACCAAGCGCCCGGAAGCGGTGGGTGCCGACCGTCTGGTCAATGCGGTGGCGGCGCATGCGCTTTATGGCGGACCGGCCATCGTGGTTGATTTCGGCACCGCCACCACCTTCGACATTGTTGCCGCCAATGGCGATTACGAGGGCGGCATCATTTCGCCCGGCATCAATCTTTCGGCGGAGGCGCTGCACAAGGCTGCCGCCGCGCTGCCGCGGGTGGCTGTCGCCCGCACTCTTTCCGTGATCGGCAAGGACACGGTGCCCGCGATGCAGTCCGGCCTCTACTGGGGCTATATCGGTCTCATCGAAGGCATCGTGAACCGCACCAAAGCCGAGTACGGCGAGGCGATGACGGTGATCGCAACCGGCGGGCTCGGCCGCGTCTTCTATCGCCAAACGGCGGCAATCGATCATTACGACCCGGATTTGACTATTCGCGGCCTGGTGCAGCTTTACGCGCGCAATAAAGCCGAGTGA
- a CDS encoding biotin--[acetyl-CoA-carboxylase] ligase: protein MGAGQPGGRGGFGYLALTSWPSGCGLLEFVDIDSTNEEARRRALAGEAGPLWITAERQTKGRGRRGRVWQAPPGNLSATLLIRPDRPAQECAQLSFAAALAVSDMLAHYASRHDIRLKWPNDVLVEGRKIAGILLESETQPDGLMRFLAIGIGVNLAAFPPETEFPATALGALGLTPPAPKAALTRLAGAFLKWYEVWRGEGFAPLRAAWLARAYGIGRPIRVRLAAEDIHGVFRDLDETGALLLELPNGAVRTIAAGEVFF from the coding sequence GTGGGTGCTGGTCAGCCCGGCGGGCGTGGCGGCTTCGGCTATCTTGCATTGACGTCTTGGCCATCAGGCTGCGGCCTCCTCGAATTTGTGGACATCGACTCCACGAATGAGGAGGCCCGTCGGCGGGCGCTGGCGGGCGAGGCGGGGCCGCTCTGGATCACCGCCGAACGTCAGACCAAGGGGAGGGGGCGGCGCGGTCGCGTCTGGCAAGCCCCGCCGGGCAATCTCTCCGCCACGCTTCTGATCCGGCCCGATCGCCCTGCCCAAGAGTGCGCCCAGCTTTCCTTTGCCGCGGCGCTGGCGGTGTCCGACATGCTCGCTCATTACGCGAGCAGGCACGACATCCGTCTCAAATGGCCGAATGACGTCTTGGTCGAAGGGCGGAAAATCGCCGGAATCCTGCTGGAATCCGAAACCCAGCCGGATGGGCTGATGCGCTTTCTCGCCATCGGCATTGGCGTCAATCTCGCCGCTTTCCCGCCCGAGACGGAATTTCCTGCCACCGCTTTGGGGGCTCTGGGGCTGACCCCGCCTGCGCCAAAGGCCGCGCTCACCCGCCTCGCTGGCGCCTTTTTGAAATGGTATGAGGTCTGGCGCGGGGAGGGTTTCGCCCCCTTGCGTGCGGCGTGGCTCGCCCGGGCTTATGGAATTGGGCGGCCCATCCGGGTTCGCCTCGCGGCGGAAGACATCCATGGCGTATTCCGCGATCTCGATGAGACGGGCGCGCTGCTCCTGGAGCTTCCGAATGGCGCGGTGCGGACCATCGCCGCCGGTGAGGTGTTTTTCTAA
- the nuoK gene encoding NADH-quinone oxidoreductase subunit NuoK yields the protein MEIGLGHYLAVAAALFTIGVFGIFLNRKNIIIILMSVELILLSVNINFVAFSSYLGDLMGQVFALFVLTVAAAEAAIGLAILVVYFRNRNTIAVDDVNLMKG from the coding sequence ATGGAAATCGGACTCGGCCATTATCTGGCAGTCGCCGCCGCGCTGTTCACCATCGGCGTGTTCGGCATCTTCCTCAACCGGAAGAACATCATCATCATCTTGATGTCGGTTGAGCTGATCCTCTTGTCGGTCAACATCAACTTCGTGGCGTTCTCGAGCTATCTCGGCGATCTCATGGGACAGGTCTTCGCCCTGTTCGTGCTCACGGTCGCCGCCGCCGAGGCCGCCATCGGTCTTGCCATCCTCGTCGTCTACTTCCGCAACCGCAACACCATCGCGGTCGACGACGTCAACCTGATGAAGGGCTGA
- the nuoL gene encoding NADH-quinone oxidoreductase subunit L, which translates to MLYAALVFIPIIAATFVGVFQRWLGARPSELITTIGLFTSLALSVYAFYDVAILGHAQIATLWQWIASGDFTTSWQVRVDTLTAVMLVVVTGVSSLVHLYSFGYMHDDPDRPRFFSYLSLFTFAMLMLVTANNFLQVFFGWEGVGLASYLLIGFWYKKPSANAAALKAFVVNRVGDFGFMLGIFAIYWTFGTLDFDAVFQAAPDFAGKTFLFAGHQVDILTTICLLLFVGAMGKSAQLGLHTWLPDAMEGPTPVSALIHAATMVTAGVFLVCRASPLFELAPVALQFVTIIGATTAFFAASVGLFQNDIKRVIAYSTCSQLGYMFVAAGVSAYGAAMFHLFTHAFFKALLFLSAGAVIVAMHHEQDMRKMGGLRKQLPFTYWMMLIGNLALTGVGLPVAGIGLAGFYSKDAIINSAYLSGTTVGQYAFVMTLVAAAMTSFYSWRQFLMTFHGRYRGLDHHHDEAHAHHDDHGHHAPKLEEVHEPTTVMLIPLGVLAVGAVIAGFAFVHFFIGEGEFWRGAVALAFGHNAEHEHDIPLLVEFAPLLLTALGFGIAYYFYIVKPELPAQLAAKKGVLYLFLYRKWYFDEIYNFLFVQPAKAIGRFLWKWGDGKTIDGLGPDGVAARILDATRGAVRLQSGYVYHYAFAMLIGVVGLATFFMWTWR; encoded by the coding sequence ATGTTGTACGCAGCGCTCGTATTCATCCCGATCATCGCCGCCACCTTCGTCGGCGTCTTCCAGCGCTGGCTCGGGGCACGGCCGTCGGAGCTCATCACCACGATCGGGCTCTTCACCAGCCTCGCGCTCTCGGTTTACGCATTCTACGACGTGGCCATTCTCGGCCATGCCCAGATCGCCACGCTCTGGCAGTGGATCGCCTCCGGCGACTTCACCACCAGCTGGCAGGTGAGGGTAGACACGCTCACGGCGGTCATGCTGGTCGTGGTGACCGGCGTTTCCAGCCTCGTGCACCTCTACTCCTTCGGCTATATGCACGACGATCCGGATCGTCCGCGCTTCTTCAGCTATCTCTCGCTCTTCACCTTCGCCATGCTGATGCTGGTGACGGCCAACAACTTCCTGCAGGTTTTCTTCGGCTGGGAAGGCGTGGGTCTGGCCTCTTATCTGCTCATCGGCTTCTGGTACAAGAAGCCTAGCGCCAACGCCGCGGCCTTGAAGGCCTTCGTGGTCAACCGCGTCGGCGATTTCGGCTTCATGCTTGGCATCTTCGCGATCTACTGGACCTTTGGAACGCTCGATTTCGATGCAGTGTTCCAGGCGGCGCCGGATTTTGCGGGCAAGACCTTCCTCTTCGCCGGTCATCAGGTCGATATCCTGACCACCATCTGCCTGCTTCTGTTCGTGGGTGCGATGGGTAAGTCGGCCCAGCTCGGCCTGCACACCTGGCTGCCGGACGCAATGGAAGGCCCGACCCCGGTCTCCGCGCTGATCCATGCCGCCACCATGGTGACGGCGGGCGTGTTCCTGGTCTGCCGCGCCTCGCCGCTGTTCGAGCTGGCGCCGGTCGCCTTGCAGTTCGTCACCATCATCGGCGCCACCACGGCATTCTTCGCCGCCTCGGTGGGCCTGTTCCAGAACGATATCAAGCGCGTGATCGCCTATTCGACCTGCTCGCAGCTCGGCTACATGTTCGTGGCGGCTGGCGTGTCGGCCTATGGCGCGGCCATGTTCCACCTCTTCACCCATGCCTTCTTCAAGGCGCTGCTGTTCTTGTCAGCGGGTGCGGTGATCGTCGCCATGCATCACGAGCAGGACATGCGCAAGATGGGCGGCCTTCGTAAGCAGCTTCCCTTCACCTATTGGATGATGCTGATCGGCAATCTGGCGCTCACCGGCGTCGGCCTTCCGGTCGCGGGGATCGGCCTTGCCGGTTTCTATTCCAAGGATGCGATCATCAACTCGGCCTATCTCTCGGGCACGACTGTCGGCCAATATGCCTTCGTGATGACCCTGGTCGCGGCCGCCATGACCTCCTTCTATTCCTGGCGTCAATTCCTCATGACTTTCCACGGCCGCTATCGCGGTCTTGATCACCACCATGACGAGGCTCATGCCCATCATGATGATCACGGCCACCATGCGCCCAAGCTGGAAGAGGTGCATGAGCCCACGACCGTCATGCTGATCCCGCTTGGCGTGCTCGCCGTTGGCGCGGTCATCGCGGGCTTTGCTTTCGTGCACTTCTTCATCGGCGAGGGCGAGTTCTGGCGCGGTGCGGTTGCGCTCGCCTTCGGCCACAATGCCGAGCACGAGCACGACATCCCGCTTCTGGTGGAATTCGCGCCGCTGCTCCTGACCGCCCTCGGCTTCGGCATCGCGTATTACTTCTACATCGTGAAGCCGGAACTGCCCGCGCAGCTCGCGGCGAAGAAGGGCGTTCTCTATCTCTTCCTGTATCGCAAATGGTACTTCGACGAGATCTACAACTTCCTCTTTGTGCAGCCAGCCAAAGCCATCGGTCGCTTCCTATGGAAATGGGGCGACGGCAAAACCATCGACGGGCTCGGGCCCGACGGCGTTGCCGCCCGCATCCTTGATGCCACGCGTGGCGCGGTCCGGCTGCAATCCGGTTACGTCTATCACTACGCCTTCGCCATGCTGATCGGCGTGGTGGGCCTGGCGACCTTTTTCATGTGGACCTGGAGGTAA
- the nuoI gene encoding NADH-quinone oxidoreductase subunit NuoI, whose amino-acid sequence MAYLDKKARQIFLWEFVQAFIISMRYFFAPKATLNYPFEKASQSPRFRGEHALRRYPSGEERCIACKLCEAICPAQCIVIEAEPRDDGSRRTTRYDIDMTKCIYCGYCQEACPVDAIVEGPNLEFSTETREELFYDKARLLANGDRWEQAISRNIELDAPYR is encoded by the coding sequence ATGGCATACCTCGATAAAAAGGCACGCCAGATCTTCCTCTGGGAGTTCGTTCAGGCCTTCATCATCTCAATGCGCTACTTCTTTGCGCCCAAGGCCACGCTGAACTATCCCTTCGAGAAGGCCTCCCAGTCGCCCCGTTTCCGCGGCGAGCACGCGTTGCGCCGTTATCCCTCCGGGGAAGAGCGCTGCATCGCCTGTAAGCTCTGCGAAGCCATCTGCCCGGCGCAGTGCATCGTGATCGAAGCCGAACCGCGCGACGACGGCAGCCGCCGCACCACGCGCTACGACATCGACATGACCAAATGCATTTATTGCGGCTATTGCCAGGAAGCCTGCCCGGTGGACGCCATCGTGGAAGGCCCGAACCTGGAATTCTCGACGGAAACCCGCGAGGAACTTTTCTACGACAAGGCCAGACTGCTTGCGAACGGCGATCGCTGGGAACAGGCCATCTCCCGCAACATCGAACTCGACGCGCCGTATCGGTGA
- a CDS encoding MBL fold metallo-hydrolase codes for MAKINDDELVLLPLGGAGEIGMNFNAYGYGPGEDKQWLVLDCGVLFGREAATPGVDLIVPDISFLAERRRDVLAIVATHAHEDHIGAIHLLWPMLKCPVYATPFTAKLIEGKLIEAGIREKVKLHEIPLHGKFSIGPYDLELVSITHSILEPNAVAIKTPLGTVVHTGDWKIDPAPQLGEATDINRFKALGDEGVLAMVCDSTNALVEGHSGSEGDVKKSLTELIGTLKGRIAVTAFASNVARVDTIAKAAKANGRHIVLVGRAMHKIVQAAKDSGYLKDFPPILDPEDAENLPASKVLYICTGSQGESRAALTRIAAGEHVVKLGPGDSVIFSSRIIPGNEIGIFDLHNKLTALGVDVLSADDHFVHVSGHPCRGELSEMYGWVRPKIAVPVHGELRHMHAHAELAKSLQVSQAVVIENGHMLRLAPGRASVIDETPAGRVHLDGEVLVAEGLGLARARRSLSFAGMIAITLVLDGKGRPATEASIIFEGIPEPVHEAVREAVEKCLHRHNPKKDDEGKLKEAVRRAARSTANDAWGKKPITRVDVVVV; via the coding sequence GTGGCGAAAATTAACGACGACGAGTTGGTGCTTCTCCCGCTGGGTGGCGCGGGCGAGATTGGGATGAACTTCAACGCCTATGGCTATGGCCCTGGCGAGGACAAGCAATGGCTGGTGCTGGATTGCGGCGTCTTGTTTGGCCGTGAGGCTGCGACCCCTGGCGTCGATCTCATTGTGCCGGATATCTCTTTCCTTGCCGAACGCCGCCGAGATGTTCTCGCCATTGTCGCGACCCATGCCCATGAAGATCACATCGGCGCCATCCATCTTTTGTGGCCGATGCTGAAATGCCCGGTCTATGCCACGCCGTTCACGGCGAAGCTGATCGAAGGCAAGCTGATCGAGGCAGGCATCCGCGAAAAGGTGAAGCTGCACGAGATCCCGCTGCATGGAAAATTCTCCATCGGGCCTTACGATCTGGAACTCGTCTCCATCACCCATTCTATTCTCGAGCCCAATGCGGTGGCGATCAAAACCCCGCTCGGCACGGTGGTGCATACTGGCGATTGGAAGATCGATCCCGCGCCGCAGCTTGGCGAAGCGACGGACATCAACCGCTTCAAGGCGCTGGGCGACGAGGGCGTGCTGGCAATGGTCTGTGACTCCACCAACGCGCTGGTGGAAGGCCATTCCGGTTCTGAAGGCGATGTGAAAAAATCGCTCACCGAACTCATCGGCACGCTGAAGGGCCGTATCGCGGTCACCGCTTTCGCCTCCAATGTGGCGCGCGTCGATACCATCGCCAAGGCCGCGAAGGCCAATGGCCGCCATATCGTGCTTGTCGGTCGCGCCATGCATAAGATCGTGCAGGCCGCCAAAGACAGCGGCTATCTGAAAGACTTCCCGCCCATCCTCGATCCTGAGGATGCGGAGAATTTGCCCGCCTCCAAGGTGCTCTACATCTGCACCGGCAGCCAAGGTGAAAGCCGCGCCGCGCTTACCCGCATCGCCGCGGGTGAGCATGTGGTCAAGCTCGGGCCGGGCGACAGCGTGATCTTTTCCTCGCGCATCATTCCGGGCAACGAGATCGGCATCTTCGATCTGCATAACAAGCTGACGGCGCTGGGTGTCGATGTTCTGTCGGCGGACGATCACTTCGTCCATGTCTCGGGCCATCCCTGCCGCGGCGAGCTTTCTGAGATGTATGGCTGGGTCAGGCCCAAGATCGCCGTGCCGGTGCATGGCGAGCTGCGCCATATGCATGCCCATGCCGAACTCGCCAAATCCTTGCAGGTGAGCCAGGCCGTGGTGATCGAGAATGGGCATATGCTCCGCCTTGCGCCGGGCAGGGCATCGGTAATCGATGAAACGCCCGCGGGGCGCGTGCATCTCGATGGCGAGGTGCTGGTGGCGGAGGGCCTCGGCTTGGCGCGGGCGCGCCGCTCGCTCAGTTTCGCAGGCATGATCGCGATCACGCTGGTGCTGGACGGCAAGGGCCGCCCGGCAACCGAAGCCTCCATCATCTTCGAAGGCATTCCAGAGCCGGTGCATGAGGCCGTGCGCGAAGCGGTGGAGAAATGCCTGCATCGCCATAACCCGAAGAAGGACGACGAGGGCAAGCTGAAAGAAGCGGTGCGCCGCGCGGCGCGCTCCACCGCCAATGACGCTTGGGGCAAAAAGCCGATCACGCGGGTGGATGTGGTGGTGGTGTAG